A DNA window from Variovorax sp. J2L1-78 contains the following coding sequences:
- a CDS encoding GFA family protein yields the protein MHLEGSCHCRKVRFSVDAAEPTPFMRCYCSICRKTAGAGGYAINLGAATQSMKVTGKRYLGIYQARLQDDDGAGTHVSDARRYFCSRCGSALWVWDPRWPELVHPHAGAIDTPLPAAPENVHMMLGSKASWVKVEGDAEDPRFDEGPSMSLAEWHDAHGLRSPADEESGQNS from the coding sequence ATGCATCTGGAAGGTTCATGCCATTGCCGCAAGGTGCGATTTTCTGTCGACGCGGCCGAGCCCACCCCTTTCATGCGGTGCTACTGTTCGATCTGCCGCAAGACGGCAGGGGCAGGCGGTTACGCCATCAACCTGGGCGCCGCCACGCAGAGCATGAAGGTGACTGGCAAGCGCTATCTGGGCATTTATCAGGCCCGGCTGCAGGATGACGACGGAGCGGGGACGCATGTCAGCGACGCCAGGCGCTACTTCTGTTCCCGGTGCGGGAGCGCACTCTGGGTGTGGGATCCCAGGTGGCCAGAACTGGTGCACCCTCACGCGGGAGCGATCGACACCCCGCTTCCTGCTGCGCCCGAAAACGTCCACATGATGCTCGGCTCGAAAGCCTCATGGGTGAAAGTGGAAGGCGATGCCGAGGACCCTCGTTTCGATGAAGGCCCCAGCATGTCGCTTGCCGAGTGGCACGATGCCCACGGTCTGCGCTCCCCCGCCGATGAGGAGTCCGGGCAAAACTCATAG
- a CDS encoding SDR family NAD(P)-dependent oxidoreductase: MDLGLQGLNALVTGGTKGIGRAIAQTLAAEGTHVAICARNAGEVAQAVAELSGYGVKTFGRAVDVGDGPALKAWVKDAGDALGGVDIVVANVSALAIANDETGWQRGFEVDMMGTVRLVDAAMPRLERSPHAAIVTISSVSGREIDFAAGPYGAFKAAIVHYTQGLAHQLAPKHIRANTVSPGNTYFRGGVWDQIEQGNPALYAQALALNPTGRMGTPQEMANAVAFLASPAASFVTGSNLVVDGALTRGVQL, translated from the coding sequence ATGGACCTCGGACTCCAGGGACTCAACGCGCTGGTCACCGGCGGCACCAAGGGCATCGGCCGTGCGATCGCGCAGACCCTCGCTGCAGAAGGCACCCATGTGGCGATCTGCGCGCGCAATGCCGGCGAGGTGGCGCAGGCCGTCGCCGAACTCTCGGGCTACGGCGTCAAGACCTTCGGCCGCGCGGTCGATGTCGGCGACGGCCCGGCCTTGAAGGCCTGGGTGAAGGACGCTGGCGACGCGCTGGGCGGCGTCGACATCGTGGTCGCCAACGTGAGCGCCCTGGCCATCGCGAATGACGAGACGGGCTGGCAACGCGGCTTCGAGGTCGACATGATGGGCACGGTGCGGCTGGTGGATGCCGCCATGCCGCGGCTGGAGCGCAGCCCGCATGCGGCGATCGTCACCATCTCCAGCGTGTCGGGCCGCGAGATCGACTTCGCGGCCGGGCCGTACGGCGCGTTCAAGGCCGCGATCGTCCACTACACCCAGGGGCTGGCCCACCAGCTGGCCCCCAAGCACATCCGCGCCAACACCGTGTCGCCCGGCAACACTTACTTCCGCGGTGGCGTCTGGGACCAGATCGAGCAGGGCAACCCGGCGCTCTATGCGCAGGCGCTCGCGCTCAACCCGACCGGGCGCATGGGCACGCCGCAGGAGATGGCCAACGCGGTGGCCTTCCTGGCGAGCCCGGCTGCGAGCTTTGTCACGGGAAGCAATCTGGTGGTGGATGGCGCGTTGACGCGGGGCGTGCAGCTGTAG
- a CDS encoding amidase, with translation MSNELHYLELVDVGQRIQRKELSPVEVAQAQLDRIGQVDGALQSYVIVMAEQALADARRAEAEIAKGEIRGPLHGVPVAVKDLCWTKGVATAAGMTLYKDFVPTEDGTAVRKLREAGAVILGKLQLTESAYADHHPTVTPPVNPWNAAHWSGASSSGSGVATAAGLCYGSLGTDTGGSIRFPSSANGLTGLKPTWGRVSRYGAFELAATLDHIGPMTRSAADAGVMLGAIAGADPKDPTASLAPVPNYLADMQRGLRGLRVGIDARWNSEGVDAATLKVMEGALATVRSLGAEVREVTFPDPTQVIADWFPLCGVEAAVVHESTYPARKDMYGPALAGLLDLGRTQSGTDYQKIVLNRLAFSGRVRAMFEGIDLLLMPSQGVASPTLERMLTFGQDADLMSAMLRYTCPLDMSGSPTITLPGGFTEAGTPVAFQFVSRHFEEELLVRAGWAFQQATDWHQRHPAL, from the coding sequence ATGAGCAACGAGCTGCATTACCTCGAGCTGGTCGACGTCGGCCAGCGCATCCAGCGCAAGGAGCTGTCGCCGGTCGAGGTCGCGCAAGCCCAGCTCGACCGCATCGGCCAGGTCGACGGTGCGCTGCAGAGCTACGTGATCGTGATGGCCGAGCAGGCGCTTGCGGACGCTCGCCGGGCCGAGGCGGAGATCGCGAAGGGCGAGATCCGTGGCCCCTTGCACGGCGTGCCGGTCGCGGTGAAGGACCTGTGCTGGACGAAGGGCGTGGCCACCGCCGCCGGCATGACGCTCTACAAGGACTTCGTGCCGACGGAAGACGGCACGGCGGTGCGCAAGCTGCGCGAAGCCGGCGCCGTGATCCTCGGCAAGCTGCAGCTCACCGAGAGCGCCTACGCCGACCACCACCCCACGGTCACGCCGCCGGTCAATCCGTGGAACGCGGCGCACTGGTCGGGCGCGTCATCCAGCGGCTCGGGTGTCGCAACCGCGGCGGGCCTTTGTTATGGATCGCTCGGCACCGACACCGGCGGCTCGATCCGCTTCCCGTCGTCGGCCAACGGGCTCACGGGCCTGAAGCCGACCTGGGGCCGGGTGAGCCGCTACGGTGCCTTCGAACTGGCCGCCACGCTCGACCACATCGGGCCGATGACGCGCAGCGCGGCCGATGCCGGCGTGATGCTCGGCGCCATCGCCGGTGCCGACCCGAAGGACCCGACCGCGAGTCTCGCGCCCGTGCCCAACTACCTCGCCGACATGCAGCGCGGCCTGCGTGGACTGCGCGTGGGCATCGATGCGCGCTGGAACAGCGAAGGCGTCGACGCGGCGACGCTGAAGGTGATGGAAGGCGCGCTCGCCACCGTGCGTTCGCTCGGCGCCGAGGTGCGCGAAGTGACCTTCCCGGATCCGACGCAGGTCATCGCCGACTGGTTTCCGCTCTGCGGCGTGGAGGCGGCCGTCGTGCACGAATCGACCTATCCCGCACGCAAGGACATGTATGGCCCGGCGCTCGCCGGCCTGCTGGACCTGGGGCGGACGCAGAGCGGCACGGACTACCAGAAGATCGTGCTCAACCGCCTGGCCTTCAGCGGCCGGGTGCGTGCGATGTTCGAGGGCATCGACCTGCTGCTGATGCCTTCGCAGGGCGTGGCGTCGCCGACGCTGGAGCGCATGCTGACCTTCGGCCAGGACGCCGACCTGATGTCCGCCATGCTGCGCTACACCTGCCCGCTGGACATGAGCGGCAGCCCGACGATCACGCTGCCGGGAGGCTTCACCGAGGCCGGCACGCCGGTCGCGTTCCAGTTCGTGTCGCGCCACTTCGAGGAAGAGCTGCTGGTGCGTGCCGGCTGGGCCTTCCAGCAGGCGACCGACTGGCACCAGCGGCATCCGGCGTTGTAA
- a CDS encoding tannase/feruloyl esterase family alpha/beta hydrolase has translation MTIPASAIGLETTGATVSSSTVVPAAGTGNAAVGEYCRVLGDIKPVDATAQNIKFQLNLPTVWNGKAVMFGGGGYNGTIATGTGNVPAGPADKPSPLARGYATFGSDSGHQANPLTTSRDGSFGANDEMLRNFAGDAIKKTRDVAIALTQARYADKVRRTYFAGGSTGGREALIAVTRWPGDYNGAIVLYPAWNAAALDLQFGRITRALAQPNAYPTRAKRKLLLDASLQACDALDGVADGVISNVTACNASFDPRTALLNGVALRCPGGADAGDGCLSDAQITAFEVTNTPLVLNYRLASGETTYPGFNTWGTDFGVPGTSPLQPTVLTLSLGTEQPANPMPPVTATTSPPYGSTFWDQWVKFFVTRDPNANPLALDPQNPGALQERIVYLTGLQDANGTDLSVFSARGGKILMAHGSHDALVSTRATQQYLERLRSTMGTAQLDRFLRYYEIPGYGHAASSVFNAAWDSLSTLENWVEGGVAPPAQIVADTAGVPGRTRPLCVYPGYPRYQGTGDVNVAASFTCSTP, from the coding sequence ATGACGATACCGGCGTCGGCCATCGGGTTGGAGACGACCGGTGCCACGGTCAGCAGCAGCACCGTCGTTCCTGCGGCCGGTACGGGCAATGCAGCGGTCGGCGAGTACTGCAGGGTGCTGGGCGACATCAAGCCCGTCGATGCGACCGCGCAGAACATCAAGTTCCAGTTGAACCTGCCCACGGTCTGGAACGGCAAGGCCGTGATGTTCGGCGGCGGCGGCTACAACGGCACGATCGCCACCGGGACCGGCAACGTGCCGGCCGGCCCGGCCGACAAGCCCTCCCCGCTGGCCCGCGGCTATGCGACCTTCGGCAGCGACTCGGGCCATCAGGCGAACCCGCTGACTACCAGCCGTGACGGCAGCTTCGGCGCCAACGACGAGATGCTGCGCAACTTCGCCGGCGACGCCATCAAGAAGACCCGTGACGTGGCCATTGCCTTGACGCAGGCGCGCTATGCCGACAAGGTGCGGCGCACCTACTTTGCTGGCGGGTCTACGGGCGGGCGCGAAGCGTTGATTGCCGTCACGCGCTGGCCGGGCGACTACAACGGCGCGATCGTGCTCTACCCGGCCTGGAATGCGGCCGCGCTCGACCTGCAGTTCGGGCGCATCACGCGCGCCCTCGCACAGCCCAACGCCTACCCGACGCGGGCGAAGCGCAAGCTGCTGCTCGACGCTTCGCTGCAGGCCTGCGATGCGCTCGACGGCGTGGCCGACGGCGTGATCAGCAATGTCACCGCCTGCAACGCGAGCTTCGACCCGCGCACGGCCCTTCTCAACGGTGTCGCGCTGCGCTGCCCCGGCGGTGCGGACGCCGGCGACGGCTGCCTGTCCGACGCGCAGATCACCGCCTTCGAAGTGACCAACACGCCCCTGGTGTTGAACTACCGGCTCGCCAGCGGCGAGACCACCTATCCCGGCTTCAACACCTGGGGCACCGACTTCGGTGTGCCCGGTACGAGCCCGCTGCAGCCCACGGTGCTCACGCTGTCGCTCGGCACCGAGCAACCGGCCAACCCGATGCCTCCCGTCACGGCCACCACCTCGCCACCGTACGGCAGCACCTTCTGGGACCAATGGGTCAAGTTCTTCGTCACGCGCGACCCGAATGCGAATCCGCTGGCGCTCGATCCTCAGAATCCCGGGGCACTGCAGGAGCGGATCGTCTATCTCACCGGGCTGCAGGATGCGAACGGCACCGACTTGTCGGTGTTCAGCGCGCGGGGCGGCAAGATCCTGATGGCGCACGGCTCGCACGATGCACTGGTCAGCACGCGTGCCACCCAGCAATATCTGGAACGTCTGCGCAGCACCATGGGCACGGCGCAACTCGACCGATTCCTTCGCTACTACGAGATCCCAGGGTACGGTCATGCGGCCAGCAGCGTTTTCAATGCGGCGTGGGATTCCCTGAGCACGCTGGAGAACTGGGTCGAGGGTGGCGTGGCGCCGCCGGCCCAGATCGTCGCCGACACAGCCGGCGTGCCGGGTCGCACGCGACCGTTGTGCGTCTATCCCGGCTATCCGCGCTATCAGGGGACCGGCGACGTGAATGTGGCGGCCAGCTTCACCTGTTCAACGCCCTGA
- a CDS encoding acetamidase/formamidase family protein — translation MTWLDTSIMRTRGVAQGRTPDTHALTEAKQGKYHYTIGPYSDPVLHVLPGDRVVVETRDAFEGAIRTEQDLPSRVLTMPFVNPQNGPILVEGAEKGDVLAVCIESMAPRGPNPRGTCAMIPHFGALSGTAFTALLAEPLPEIVRKIHVDEQGVYWSQRVTLPYRPHIGTLSCSPEIDSINTLTPDAHGGNMDLPDMGPGSITYLPVQSPGARLFIGDAHACQGDGEVCGTAVEYPSTTTIQVDLIKGWTIDWPRLENERVIMAIGSARPLEDATRIAYRELVLWMEAEYGYDRWDAYMMLSQCGQVRLGNFVDPKYTVGAGISKTYLAPG, via the coding sequence ATGACTTGGCTCGACACCTCGATCATGCGCACCCGCGGCGTGGCGCAGGGCCGCACGCCCGACACGCATGCGCTCACCGAAGCCAAGCAGGGGAAGTACCACTACACCATCGGCCCCTACTCCGACCCGGTGCTGCACGTACTCCCCGGCGATCGCGTGGTAGTCGAGACGCGCGATGCCTTCGAAGGCGCCATCAGGACCGAGCAGGACCTGCCCTCGCGCGTGCTCACGATGCCCTTCGTCAACCCGCAGAACGGCCCGATCCTGGTCGAGGGCGCCGAGAAGGGCGACGTGCTCGCGGTGTGCATCGAATCGATGGCACCGCGCGGCCCCAACCCGCGCGGTACCTGCGCGATGATTCCGCACTTCGGCGCGTTGAGCGGAACGGCCTTCACGGCGTTGCTGGCCGAGCCGCTGCCCGAGATCGTGCGCAAGATCCACGTCGACGAACAGGGCGTCTACTGGAGCCAGCGCGTGACGCTGCCCTACCGGCCGCACATCGGCACGCTGAGCTGCTCGCCCGAGATCGACTCGATCAACACGCTCACGCCGGACGCTCACGGCGGCAACATGGACCTGCCCGACATGGGCCCCGGCAGCATCACCTACCTGCCGGTGCAAAGTCCTGGCGCGCGGCTCTTCATCGGCGATGCGCATGCCTGCCAGGGCGACGGCGAGGTCTGCGGCACCGCGGTCGAATATCCCAGCACCACCACGATCCAGGTCGACCTGATCAAGGGCTGGACGATCGACTGGCCACGGCTCGAGAACGAGCGCGTGATCATGGCCATCGGCAGCGCGCGCCCGCTGGAAGATGCGACCCGCATCGCCTACCGCGAGCTGGTGCTGTGGATGGAGGCCGAGTACGGCTACGACCGCTGGGACGCCTACATGATGCTGAGCCAGTGCGGCCAGGTGCGGCTCGGCAACTTCGTCGACCCCAAGTACACGGTCGGGGCCGGCATTTCCAAGACCTATCTTGCGCCGGGCTGA
- a CDS encoding ABC transporter ATP-binding protein has protein sequence MLEVKGLHAGYGAIPVLHDVSLTIAQGESVGILGHNGMGKTTLLRTLVGALRATAGTVRFNDTDITRYAPHARARLGMAYVPQGREIFPTLSAMDNLRMGLVKTGERTMDTIEALLEDFPRLKPLLERPGGSLSGGEQQLLALARALAGKPTLLLLDEPTEGIQPSIIDEIAETLASLRDRMQLTIVLVEQNLEFIAAVSQRVLVIKRGQIGGEIPREHLGDFEIMSQYTGVHG, from the coding sequence ATGCTCGAAGTCAAGGGTCTTCACGCCGGCTACGGGGCCATCCCGGTGCTGCACGATGTATCGCTCACGATCGCCCAGGGCGAGTCGGTCGGCATCCTCGGCCACAACGGCATGGGCAAGACCACGCTGCTGCGCACGCTGGTCGGCGCGTTGCGCGCCACCGCCGGCACGGTACGCTTCAACGACACCGACATCACGCGTTATGCGCCGCATGCGCGCGCCCGGCTCGGCATGGCCTATGTGCCACAGGGCCGCGAGATCTTCCCGACGCTCAGCGCGATGGACAACCTGCGCATGGGCCTGGTGAAGACCGGCGAACGCACCATGGACACCATCGAGGCGCTGCTGGAGGACTTCCCGCGCCTGAAGCCCCTGCTCGAGCGGCCGGGCGGCTCGCTCTCGGGCGGCGAGCAGCAACTGCTCGCGCTGGCACGCGCACTGGCGGGCAAGCCCACCTTGCTGCTGCTGGACGAACCGACCGAAGGCATCCAGCCTTCGATCATCGACGAAATCGCCGAGACGCTGGCCTCGCTGCGCGACCGCATGCAGCTCACGATCGTGCTGGTCGAGCAGAACCTCGAATTCATCGCGGCCGTGTCGCAGCGTGTGCTGGTCATCAAGCGCGGCCAGATCGGCGGCGAGATCCCGCGCGAGCACCTGGGCGACTTCGAAATCATGAGTCAATACACAGGAGTCCATGGATGA
- a CDS encoding ABC transporter ATP-binding protein, whose protein sequence is MLNIKNLAVNYGAIEALRGVSLDVKAGEVVTIIGGNGAGKSTLMKAISGLEPARAGSIEFKGQDITRSAAHDRVARGISQSPEGRQVFADQSVRDNLLLGAYLRPSSDAGIGQDIDKQFTTFPRLRERQHQMAGTLSGGEQQMLAIARALMARPSLLLLDEPSLGLAPLIVKEIFGVIRSLKESGVTILLVEQMANQALKVADRAYVLKNGEITSSGSARDMLDDPAVREAYLGKH, encoded by the coding sequence ATGCTGAACATCAAGAACCTGGCCGTGAACTACGGCGCCATCGAAGCCCTGCGGGGCGTGAGCCTGGACGTGAAGGCCGGCGAAGTTGTCACCATCATCGGCGGCAACGGCGCGGGCAAGAGCACGCTGATGAAGGCGATCTCCGGACTGGAGCCGGCTCGGGCCGGCAGCATCGAATTCAAGGGGCAGGACATCACACGCAGCGCCGCCCATGACCGGGTGGCAAGAGGCATCTCGCAATCCCCCGAAGGCCGGCAGGTGTTTGCCGACCAGAGCGTCCGGGACAACCTGCTGCTGGGCGCCTACCTGCGCCCGTCGTCCGATGCGGGCATCGGCCAGGACATCGACAAGCAATTCACGACGTTTCCGCGCCTGCGCGAGCGCCAGCACCAGATGGCCGGAACGCTCAGCGGCGGCGAGCAACAGATGCTGGCGATCGCGCGGGCGCTGATGGCACGGCCCAGCCTGCTGCTGCTGGACGAGCCTTCGCTCGGGCTGGCACCGCTGATCGTCAAGGAAATCTTCGGCGTGATCCGGTCGCTGAAGGAAAGCGGCGTGACCATCCTGCTGGTCGAGCAGATGGCTAACCAGGCCCTGAAGGTGGCCGACCGGGCCTACGTGCTCAAGAACGGCGAGATCACGTCGTCAGGCAGCGCCCGCGACATGCTCGACGACCCCGCGGTGCGCGAGGCTTACCTCGGCAAGCACTGA
- a CDS encoding GMC family oxidoreductase: MYDTIIVGAGSAGCVLANRLSADPTRQVLLLEAGGAAPRHADIPANWPLMLDTEVDWGFHTVPQAGCHQRRMYWPRGRMVGGSGALNAMIYMRGVPSDYARWEAAGCAGWGWREVLPAFMKSERNLRWTDSPLHGTHGELTISDVNHIDPVERLWLDAAQAEGLSLNEDFNAASQEGVGLFQATIQNGERFGTGKAFLKPALARPNLTVRTGVRLLRVRFAGTRATAVEFLENGMPQAAEAASEVVLSAGAIGSPQLLLQSGIGPADELSALGIRPRLDLPGVGRNLQDHINCPMTFATTERFGIAQSSVEEAASDLRQWETDRSGPLTSNWSACGGFARIAPEAEDPDLQLYCIVTSHRDHARYRSTQPGITLFSVVQRPKSHGTLRLRSADPLDAPAIDPRYFSDPERADLQLVIDGLRLQRRIAAQSPLREVIAGEFEGSAAAQSDTELAEFVRAQATTLYHPTSTCTMGTDAMAVVDPGCRVHGIEGLYVADASVFPSMVSGNTNAPTLMVAERAADFIRKDAHR; the protein is encoded by the coding sequence ATGTACGACACCATCATCGTCGGCGCGGGTTCGGCCGGCTGCGTGCTGGCGAACCGGCTGTCCGCCGACCCGACGCGCCAGGTGCTGCTGTTGGAGGCCGGCGGCGCCGCGCCGCGCCATGCCGACATCCCGGCGAACTGGCCGCTGATGTTGGACACCGAAGTCGACTGGGGCTTTCACACGGTGCCCCAGGCCGGCTGCCACCAGCGCCGCATGTACTGGCCGCGTGGCCGAATGGTGGGTGGTTCCGGCGCGCTCAACGCGATGATCTACATGCGCGGCGTGCCCTCCGACTACGCGCGCTGGGAGGCGGCGGGCTGCGCGGGCTGGGGTTGGCGCGAGGTGCTGCCGGCCTTCATGAAGTCCGAGCGAAACCTGCGCTGGACCGACTCGCCGCTGCACGGTACGCACGGCGAGCTGACGATCTCCGATGTCAACCACATCGACCCGGTCGAGCGCCTCTGGCTCGACGCGGCGCAGGCCGAAGGGCTGTCGCTCAACGAGGACTTCAACGCGGCGTCACAGGAAGGCGTCGGCCTGTTCCAGGCCACCATCCAGAACGGCGAACGCTTCGGCACCGGCAAAGCCTTCCTGAAGCCGGCGCTCGCGCGGCCGAACCTCACGGTGCGCACCGGCGTGCGGTTGCTGCGCGTGCGCTTCGCCGGCACGCGTGCCACCGCAGTCGAGTTCCTCGAGAACGGCATGCCCCAGGCCGCCGAGGCCGCGTCGGAGGTGGTGCTCAGCGCTGGCGCGATCGGCTCGCCGCAGTTGCTGCTGCAATCGGGCATCGGCCCGGCGGACGAACTTTCGGCGCTCGGCATCCGACCACGCCTCGACCTGCCCGGTGTCGGCCGCAACCTGCAGGACCACATCAACTGCCCGATGACCTTCGCCACGACCGAACGCTTCGGCATCGCACAGTCGAGCGTCGAGGAAGCGGCGTCGGACCTACGGCAATGGGAGACCGACCGCAGCGGGCCGCTCACGTCCAACTGGTCGGCCTGCGGTGGCTTCGCCCGCATCGCCCCCGAGGCGGAAGACCCGGACCTGCAGCTCTACTGCATCGTCACCTCGCACCGCGACCACGCGCGCTACCGGTCGACGCAGCCTGGCATCACGCTGTTCTCGGTCGTGCAGCGGCCCAAGAGCCACGGCACGCTGCGGCTGCGCTCGGCCGATCCGCTGGACGCACCGGCGATCGATCCGCGCTACTTCAGCGACCCCGAGCGCGCCGACCTGCAACTGGTGATCGACGGCCTGCGGCTGCAGCGCCGCATCGCGGCGCAGTCGCCGCTGCGAGAGGTCATCGCGGGCGAGTTCGAAGGCAGCGCCGCCGCGCAGTCGGATACAGAACTGGCCGAATTCGTGCGCGCCCAGGCCACCACGCTCTACCACCCGACCAGCACCTGCACCATGGGCACCGACGCGATGGCGGTGGTAGACCCTGGTTGCCGCGTGCACGGCATCGAAGGCCTCTACGTGGCCGATGCGTCGGTCTTCCCCTCGATGGTCTCGGGCAACACCAATGCGCCGACCCTCATGGTGGCCGAACGCGCCGCCGATTTCATCCGGAAGGACGCACACCGATGA
- a CDS encoding branched-chain amino acid ABC transporter ATP-binding protein/permease: MKVQPHTLGLLAAAVLAVAVPAWLSNEFYLKIIFTAGLYYLAACGLNVLVGWSGQKSLGHAGLFAAGAYTVALLTTKGGWNPWLALAASGVVAGLFGVLIALPSLRVKGPSLAMVTIGFGIVVEKIVTEWQDVFGGQQGIYGVVPPSVGGHMLGTREWAWLVLAFAFAAHLLLRTLLKGKYGRAFQAVQAAEVAAESVGINVYRMKVLAFVISAVTCGLAGALLAQQNQYINSDFITFNLSIFLLLIVLFGGPSWYGPVLGAIVLTLLDAFLARWPHLQHFTYGALLLFALYAMPQGLAGALSKGARRLWPRLSAAAPLPALQGGEWQPKFVSVRDAAGVMLRAVGLYKAYGGVVPTNDVSFEVRPGHVHALIGPNGAGKTTLLNILSGVIPADRGRIEFCGADITQSRASAVCALGIGRTFQNLKLFPHMSVLDNVLAGLHPHLRVGFWASLLGLPAALREEAEARCEAVRLLDFVGLLARAGDEAGSLPYGLQRRLELARALATHPRLLLLDEPAAGLNPQETQDLTALIGRIRDKGMTVLLIEHHMDLVMAVSDHVLVLDYGARIAEGAPAEVQANSRVIAAYLGVDDEEDAGPAAATPGLRAQPA; the protein is encoded by the coding sequence ATGAAGGTCCAACCCCACACCCTCGGCCTCCTCGCCGCCGCCGTGCTGGCCGTGGCGGTGCCGGCCTGGCTGAGCAACGAGTTCTACCTGAAGATCATTTTCACGGCAGGCCTGTATTACCTGGCCGCCTGCGGCCTCAACGTGCTGGTCGGCTGGAGCGGGCAGAAGTCGCTCGGCCACGCCGGGCTCTTTGCAGCAGGCGCCTACACCGTGGCGCTGCTCACCACCAAGGGCGGCTGGAACCCGTGGCTGGCGCTGGCCGCATCCGGCGTGGTGGCCGGCCTCTTCGGCGTGTTGATCGCGCTGCCGTCGCTGCGCGTCAAAGGGCCGTCGCTGGCGATGGTGACCATCGGCTTCGGCATCGTGGTCGAGAAGATCGTCACCGAGTGGCAGGATGTCTTCGGGGGCCAGCAGGGCATCTACGGCGTGGTGCCACCGAGCGTCGGCGGCCACATGCTCGGAACGCGTGAATGGGCCTGGCTGGTGCTGGCCTTCGCCTTCGCCGCACACCTGCTGCTGCGCACGCTGCTCAAGGGCAAGTACGGCCGGGCCTTCCAGGCAGTGCAGGCCGCCGAGGTGGCCGCCGAAAGCGTCGGCATCAACGTCTATCGCATGAAGGTGCTGGCGTTCGTCATCAGCGCCGTGACCTGCGGGCTGGCCGGCGCGTTGCTGGCGCAGCAGAACCAGTACATCAACTCGGACTTCATCACGTTCAACCTGTCGATCTTCCTGCTGCTGATCGTGCTCTTCGGCGGGCCGTCGTGGTACGGCCCGGTGCTGGGCGCGATCGTCCTGACGCTGCTGGACGCCTTCCTGGCACGCTGGCCGCACCTGCAGCATTTCACCTACGGCGCGCTGCTGCTGTTTGCGCTCTATGCCATGCCGCAGGGTCTGGCGGGTGCGCTGTCCAAGGGTGCGCGCAGGCTCTGGCCGCGGCTGTCCGCGGCCGCGCCGCTGCCCGCGCTGCAGGGAGGGGAGTGGCAACCGAAGTTCGTCTCGGTGCGCGATGCGGCCGGCGTGATGCTGCGGGCCGTCGGCCTGTACAAGGCCTACGGTGGCGTGGTGCCGACCAACGACGTGAGCTTCGAGGTGCGGCCCGGCCATGTGCATGCGCTGATCGGGCCCAATGGCGCGGGCAAGACGACGCTGCTGAACATCCTCTCGGGCGTGATCCCGGCAGACAGGGGCCGCATCGAGTTCTGCGGCGCCGACATCACCCAAAGCCGCGCCAGCGCGGTCTGTGCGCTGGGCATCGGGCGCACCTTCCAGAACCTCAAGCTCTTCCCGCACATGAGTGTGCTGGACAACGTGCTGGCTGGCCTCCATCCGCACCTGCGGGTCGGTTTCTGGGCCAGCCTGCTGGGCCTGCCGGCCGCCCTGCGGGAAGAGGCCGAGGCGCGCTGCGAAGCGGTTCGCCTGCTCGACTTCGTCGGCCTGCTGGCGCGCGCCGGTGACGAAGCCGGCAGCCTGCCCTACGGCCTGCAGCGCCGCCTCGAACTCGCCCGGGCACTGGCCACCCATCCGCGCCTGCTGCTGCTGGACGAACCCGCCGCGGGTCTGAATCCACAGGAGACGCAGGACCTGACCGCGTTGATCGGGCGCATCCGCGACAAGGGGATGACGGTGCTGCTGATCGAGCACCACATGGACCTCGTCATGGCGGTGTCCGACCATGTGCTGGTGCTCGACTACGGCGCCCGCATCGCCGAAGGCGCACCGGCCGAGGTGCAGGCCAACTCGCGCGTCATCGCCGCCTACCTGGGCGTGGACGACGAGGAGGACGCCGGGCCTGCCGCTGCAACGCCGGGCTTGCGAGCCCAACCGGCCTGA